The Lutra lutra chromosome 15, mLutLut1.2, whole genome shotgun sequence genome includes a region encoding these proteins:
- the HNRNPU gene encoding heterogeneous nuclear ribonucleoprotein U isoform X3 has translation MSSSPVNVKKLKVSELKEELKKRRLSDKGLKAELMERLQAALDDEEAGGRPAMEPGNGSLDLGGDSAGRSGAGLEQEAAAGGDEEEEEEEEEEEGIAALDGDQMELGEENGAAGAADAGPMEEEEAASEDENGDDQGFQEGEDELGDEEEGAGDENGHGEQQPQPPATPQQQPPQQRGAAKEAAGKSSGPTSLFAVTVAPPGARQGQQQAGGDGKTEQKGGDKKRGVKRPREDHGRGYFEYIEENKYSRAKSPQPPVEEEDEHFDDTVVCLDTYNCDLHFKISRDRLSASSLTMESFAFLWAGGRASYGVSKGKVCFEMKVTEKIPVRHLYTKDIDIHEVRIGWSLTTSGMLLGEEEFSYGYSLKGIKTCNCETEDYGEKFDENDVITCFANFESDEVELSYAKNGQDLGVAFKISKEILAGRPLFPHVLCHNCAVEFNFGQKEKPYLPIPEDYTFIQNVPLEDRVRGPKGPEEKKDCEVVMMIGLPGAGKTTWVTKHAAENPGKYNILGTNTIMDKMMVAGFKKQMADTGKLNTLLQRAPQCLGKFIEIAARKKRNFILDQTNVSAAAQRRKMCLFAGFQRKAVVVCPKDEDYKQRTQKKAEVEGKDLPEHAVLKMKGNFTLPEVAECFDEITYVELQKEEAQKLLEQYKEESKKALPPEKKQNTGSKKSNKNKSGKNQFNRGGGHRGRGGFNMRGGNFRGGAPGNRGGYNRRGNMPQRGGGGGGSGGIGYPYPRGPVFPSRGGYSNRGNYNRGGMPNRGNYNQNFRGRGNNRGYKNQSQGYNQWQQGQFWGQKPWSQHYHQGYY, from the exons ATGAGTTCCTCGCCTGTTAATGTAAAAAAGCTGAAGGTCTCGGAGCTGAAAGAGGAGCTCAAGAAGCGGCGCCTTTCCGACAAGGGCCTCAAGGCCGAGCTCATGGAGCGACTCCAGGCCGCGCTGGACGACGAGGAGGCCGGGGGCCGCCCCGCCATGGAGCCCGGGAACGGCAGCCTAGACCTGGGCGGGGATTCCGCCGGGCGCTCGGGAGCAGGCCTCGAGCAGGAGGCCGCGGCCGGCGgcgacgaggaggaggaggaggaggaagaggaggaggaaggaatcgCCGCCTTGGATGGCGACCAGATGGAGCTAGGGGAGGAGAACGGGGCCGCGGGGGCGGCCGACGCGGGCccgatggaggaggaggaggccgccTCGGAGGACGAGAACGGCGACGATCAGGGCTTCCAGGAAGGGGAGGATGAGCTTGGCGACGAGGAGGAAGGCGCGGGCGACGAGAACGGGCACGGGGAGCAGCAGCCTCAACCGCCGGCGACGCCGCAGCAACAGCCCCCACAGCAGCGCGGGGCCGCCAAGGAGGCCGCGGGGAAGAGCAGCGGCCCCACCTCGCTATTCGCGGTGACGGTGGCGCCGCCCGGGGCGAGGCAGGGCCAGCAGCAGGCGGGAG GAGACGGCAAAACAGAGCAGAAAGGCGGAGATAAAAAAAGAGGGGTGAAAAGACCTCGAGAAGATCATGGCCGTGGATATTTTGAGTACATTGAAGAGAACAAGTATAGCAG AGCCAAATCTCCTCAGCCACCTGTTGAAGAAGAAGATGAGCACTTCGATGACACAGTGGTTTGTCTTGATACTT ATAATTGtgatctacattttaaaatatcaagagaCCGCCTCAGTGCTTCTTCCCTCACTATGgagagttttgcttttctttgggctggaggaagggcatCTTATGGTGTGTCAAAAGGCAAAGTCTGTTTTGAGATGAAG GTTACAGAGAAGATCCCAGTAAGGCATTTATATACAAAAGATATTGACATACATGAAGTTCGGATTGGCTGGTCTCTAACCACAAGTGGAATGTTGCTTG gtgAAGAAGAATTTTCTTATGGGTATTCtcttaaaggaataaaaacatgCAACTGTGAGACTGAAGATTATGGAGAGAAATTTGATGAAAATGATGTGATTACATGTTTTGCT AACTTTGAAAGTGATGAAGTAGAACTCTCCTATGCAAAGAATGGGCAAGATCTTGGCGTTGCCTtcaaaatcagtaaggaaattcTTGCCGGAAGGCCACTTTTTCCACACGTTCTCTGCCACAACTGTGCAGTTGAATTTAATTTTGGTCAGAAGGAAAAGCCATATTTGCCAATACCGGAAGATTATACTTTTATCCAGAATGTCCCCTTGGAGGATCGAGTTAGAGGACCAAAGGGGCCTGAAGAGAAGAAAGATTGTGAG GTTGTTATGATGATtggcttgccaggagctgggaaaaCCACCTGGGTTACTAAACATGCAGCAGAAAACCCTGGTAAATACAACATTCTTGGAACAAACACCATAATGGATAAAATGAtg GTGGCCGGGTTTAAGAAGCAGATGGCGGATACAGGAAAACTGAACACCCTGTTGCAGAGAGCTCCCCAGTGTCTTGGAAAGTTTATTGAGATTGCTGCCCGTAAGAAGCGAAATTTCATTCTGGATCAG ACCAATGTGTCTGCTGCTGCCCAGAGGAGAAAAATGTGCCTGTTCGCAGGCTTCCAACGAAAAGCTGTTGTAGTTTGCCCGAAAGATGAAGACTACAAgcagagaacacagaagaaagcagaagtcgAGGGGAAAGACCTACCAGAACACGCAGTCCTCAAAATGAAAG GAAACTTTACGCTGCCCGAGGTGGCTGAGTGCTTTGATGAAATAACCTATGTTGAACTGCAGAAGGAGGAAGCCCAGAAACTTCTGGAGCAGTataaggaagaaagcaaaaaggcTCTTCCgccagaaaagaaacaaaacactggCTCGAAGAAgagcaataaaaataagagcGGCAAGAACCAGTTCAACAGAGGCGGCGGCCACAGAGGCCGCGGCGGCTTCAACATGCGTGGTGGCAACTTCCGAGGAGGAG CTCCTGGGAACCGCGGTGGCTACAACAGGAGGGGCAACATGCCGCagagaggcggcggcggcggcggcagcggcgggaTTGGCTATCCGTACCCGCGTGGCCCTGTGTTTCCCAGCCGAGGCGGTTATTCCAACAGAGGGAACTACAACAGAGgcggaatgcccaacagagggaACTACAACCAG AACTTCAGAGGACGAGGAAACAATCGTGGCTACAAAAATCAATCTCAGGGCTACAACCAGTGGCAGCAGGGT CAATTCTGGGGTCAGAAGCCATGGAGTCAGCATTATCACCAAGGATATTATTGA
- the HNRNPU gene encoding heterogeneous nuclear ribonucleoprotein U isoform X1, producing the protein MSSSPVNVKKLKVSELKEELKKRRLSDKGLKAELMERLQAALDDEEAGGRPAMEPGNGSLDLGGDSAGRSGAGLEQEAAAGGDEEEEEEEEEEEGIAALDGDQMELGEENGAAGAADAGPMEEEEAASEDENGDDQGFQEGEDELGDEEEGAGDENGHGEQQPQPPATPQQQPPQQRGAAKEAAGKSSGPTSLFAVTVAPPGARQGQQQAGGKKKAEGGGGGGRPGAPAAGDGKTEQKGGDKKRGVKRPREDHGRGYFEYIEENKYSRAKSPQPPVEEEDEHFDDTVVCLDTYNCDLHFKISRDRLSASSLTMESFAFLWAGGRASYGVSKGKVCFEMKVTEKIPVRHLYTKDIDIHEVRIGWSLTTSGMLLGEEEFSYGYSLKGIKTCNCETEDYGEKFDENDVITCFANFESDEVELSYAKNGQDLGVAFKISKEILAGRPLFPHVLCHNCAVEFNFGQKEKPYLPIPEDYTFIQNVPLEDRVRGPKGPEEKKDCEVVMMIGLPGAGKTTWVTKHAAENPGKYNILGTNTIMDKMMVAGFKKQMADTGKLNTLLQRAPQCLGKFIEIAARKKRNFILDQTNVSAAAQRRKMCLFAGFQRKAVVVCPKDEDYKQRTQKKAEVEGKDLPEHAVLKMKGNFTLPEVAECFDEITYVELQKEEAQKLLEQYKEESKKALPPEKKQNTGSKKSNKNKSGKNQFNRGGGHRGRGGFNMRGGNFRGGAPGNRGGYNRRGNMPQRGGGGGGSGGIGYPYPRGPVFPSRGGYSNRGNYNRGGMPNRGNYNQNFRGRGNNRGYKNQSQGYNQWQQGQFWGQKPWSQHYHQGYY; encoded by the exons ATGAGTTCCTCGCCTGTTAATGTAAAAAAGCTGAAGGTCTCGGAGCTGAAAGAGGAGCTCAAGAAGCGGCGCCTTTCCGACAAGGGCCTCAAGGCCGAGCTCATGGAGCGACTCCAGGCCGCGCTGGACGACGAGGAGGCCGGGGGCCGCCCCGCCATGGAGCCCGGGAACGGCAGCCTAGACCTGGGCGGGGATTCCGCCGGGCGCTCGGGAGCAGGCCTCGAGCAGGAGGCCGCGGCCGGCGgcgacgaggaggaggaggaggaggaagaggaggaggaaggaatcgCCGCCTTGGATGGCGACCAGATGGAGCTAGGGGAGGAGAACGGGGCCGCGGGGGCGGCCGACGCGGGCccgatggaggaggaggaggccgccTCGGAGGACGAGAACGGCGACGATCAGGGCTTCCAGGAAGGGGAGGATGAGCTTGGCGACGAGGAGGAAGGCGCGGGCGACGAGAACGGGCACGGGGAGCAGCAGCCTCAACCGCCGGCGACGCCGCAGCAACAGCCCCCACAGCAGCGCGGGGCCGCCAAGGAGGCCGCGGGGAAGAGCAGCGGCCCCACCTCGCTATTCGCGGTGACGGTGGCGCCGCCCGGGGCGAGGCAGGGCCAGCAGCAGGCGGGAGGTAAGAAGAAAGCGGaaggcggcggaggcggcggtcGCCCCGGGGCTCCGGCGGCGG GAGACGGCAAAACAGAGCAGAAAGGCGGAGATAAAAAAAGAGGGGTGAAAAGACCTCGAGAAGATCATGGCCGTGGATATTTTGAGTACATTGAAGAGAACAAGTATAGCAG AGCCAAATCTCCTCAGCCACCTGTTGAAGAAGAAGATGAGCACTTCGATGACACAGTGGTTTGTCTTGATACTT ATAATTGtgatctacattttaaaatatcaagagaCCGCCTCAGTGCTTCTTCCCTCACTATGgagagttttgcttttctttgggctggaggaagggcatCTTATGGTGTGTCAAAAGGCAAAGTCTGTTTTGAGATGAAG GTTACAGAGAAGATCCCAGTAAGGCATTTATATACAAAAGATATTGACATACATGAAGTTCGGATTGGCTGGTCTCTAACCACAAGTGGAATGTTGCTTG gtgAAGAAGAATTTTCTTATGGGTATTCtcttaaaggaataaaaacatgCAACTGTGAGACTGAAGATTATGGAGAGAAATTTGATGAAAATGATGTGATTACATGTTTTGCT AACTTTGAAAGTGATGAAGTAGAACTCTCCTATGCAAAGAATGGGCAAGATCTTGGCGTTGCCTtcaaaatcagtaaggaaattcTTGCCGGAAGGCCACTTTTTCCACACGTTCTCTGCCACAACTGTGCAGTTGAATTTAATTTTGGTCAGAAGGAAAAGCCATATTTGCCAATACCGGAAGATTATACTTTTATCCAGAATGTCCCCTTGGAGGATCGAGTTAGAGGACCAAAGGGGCCTGAAGAGAAGAAAGATTGTGAG GTTGTTATGATGATtggcttgccaggagctgggaaaaCCACCTGGGTTACTAAACATGCAGCAGAAAACCCTGGTAAATACAACATTCTTGGAACAAACACCATAATGGATAAAATGAtg GTGGCCGGGTTTAAGAAGCAGATGGCGGATACAGGAAAACTGAACACCCTGTTGCAGAGAGCTCCCCAGTGTCTTGGAAAGTTTATTGAGATTGCTGCCCGTAAGAAGCGAAATTTCATTCTGGATCAG ACCAATGTGTCTGCTGCTGCCCAGAGGAGAAAAATGTGCCTGTTCGCAGGCTTCCAACGAAAAGCTGTTGTAGTTTGCCCGAAAGATGAAGACTACAAgcagagaacacagaagaaagcagaagtcgAGGGGAAAGACCTACCAGAACACGCAGTCCTCAAAATGAAAG GAAACTTTACGCTGCCCGAGGTGGCTGAGTGCTTTGATGAAATAACCTATGTTGAACTGCAGAAGGAGGAAGCCCAGAAACTTCTGGAGCAGTataaggaagaaagcaaaaaggcTCTTCCgccagaaaagaaacaaaacactggCTCGAAGAAgagcaataaaaataagagcGGCAAGAACCAGTTCAACAGAGGCGGCGGCCACAGAGGCCGCGGCGGCTTCAACATGCGTGGTGGCAACTTCCGAGGAGGAG CTCCTGGGAACCGCGGTGGCTACAACAGGAGGGGCAACATGCCGCagagaggcggcggcggcggcggcagcggcgggaTTGGCTATCCGTACCCGCGTGGCCCTGTGTTTCCCAGCCGAGGCGGTTATTCCAACAGAGGGAACTACAACAGAGgcggaatgcccaacagagggaACTACAACCAG AACTTCAGAGGACGAGGAAACAATCGTGGCTACAAAAATCAATCTCAGGGCTACAACCAGTGGCAGCAGGGT CAATTCTGGGGTCAGAAGCCATGGAGTCAGCATTATCACCAAGGATATTATTGA
- the HNRNPU gene encoding heterogeneous nuclear ribonucleoprotein U isoform X2 — MSSSPVNVKKLKVSELKEELKKRRLSDKGLKAELMERLQAALDDEEAGGRPAMEPGNGSLDLGGDSAGRSGAGLEQEAAAGGDEEEEEEEEEEEGIAALDGDQMELGEENGAAGAADAGPMEEEEAASEDENGDDQGFQEGEDELGDEEEGAGDENGHGEQQPQPPATPQQQPPQQRGAAKEAAGKSSGPTSLFAVTVAPPGARQGQQQAGGKKKAEGGGGGGRPGAPAAGDGKTEQKGGDKKRGVKRPREDHGRGYFEYIEENKYSRAKSPQPPVEEEDEHFDDTVVCLDTYNCDLHFKISRDRLSASSLTMESFAFLWAGGRASYGVSKGKVCFEMKVTEKIPVRHLYTKDIDIHEVRIGWSLTTSGMLLGEEEFSYGYSLKGIKTCNCETEDYGEKFDENDVITCFANFESDEVELSYAKNGQDLGVAFKISKEILAGRPLFPHVLCHNCAVEFNFGQKEKPYLPIPEDYTFIQNVPLEDRVRGPKGPEEKKDCEVVMMIGLPGAGKTTWVTKHAAENPGKYNILGTNTIMDKMMVAGFKKQMADTGKLNTLLQRAPQCLGKFIEIAARKKRNFILDQTNVSAAAQRRKMCLFAGFQRKAVVVCPKDEDYKQRTQKKAEVEGKDLPEHAVLKMKGNFTLPEVAECFDEITYVELQKEEAQKLLEQYKEESKKALPPEKKQNTGSKKSNKNKSGKNQFNRGGGHRGRGGFNMRGGNFRGGAPGNRGGYNRRGNMPQRGGGGGGSGGIGYPYPRGPVFPSRGGYSNRGNYNRGGMPNRGNYNQNFRGRGNNRGYKNQSQGYNQWQQGSVHVNVLCGRVKGPN, encoded by the exons ATGAGTTCCTCGCCTGTTAATGTAAAAAAGCTGAAGGTCTCGGAGCTGAAAGAGGAGCTCAAGAAGCGGCGCCTTTCCGACAAGGGCCTCAAGGCCGAGCTCATGGAGCGACTCCAGGCCGCGCTGGACGACGAGGAGGCCGGGGGCCGCCCCGCCATGGAGCCCGGGAACGGCAGCCTAGACCTGGGCGGGGATTCCGCCGGGCGCTCGGGAGCAGGCCTCGAGCAGGAGGCCGCGGCCGGCGgcgacgaggaggaggaggaggaggaagaggaggaggaaggaatcgCCGCCTTGGATGGCGACCAGATGGAGCTAGGGGAGGAGAACGGGGCCGCGGGGGCGGCCGACGCGGGCccgatggaggaggaggaggccgccTCGGAGGACGAGAACGGCGACGATCAGGGCTTCCAGGAAGGGGAGGATGAGCTTGGCGACGAGGAGGAAGGCGCGGGCGACGAGAACGGGCACGGGGAGCAGCAGCCTCAACCGCCGGCGACGCCGCAGCAACAGCCCCCACAGCAGCGCGGGGCCGCCAAGGAGGCCGCGGGGAAGAGCAGCGGCCCCACCTCGCTATTCGCGGTGACGGTGGCGCCGCCCGGGGCGAGGCAGGGCCAGCAGCAGGCGGGAGGTAAGAAGAAAGCGGaaggcggcggaggcggcggtcGCCCCGGGGCTCCGGCGGCGG GAGACGGCAAAACAGAGCAGAAAGGCGGAGATAAAAAAAGAGGGGTGAAAAGACCTCGAGAAGATCATGGCCGTGGATATTTTGAGTACATTGAAGAGAACAAGTATAGCAG AGCCAAATCTCCTCAGCCACCTGTTGAAGAAGAAGATGAGCACTTCGATGACACAGTGGTTTGTCTTGATACTT ATAATTGtgatctacattttaaaatatcaagagaCCGCCTCAGTGCTTCTTCCCTCACTATGgagagttttgcttttctttgggctggaggaagggcatCTTATGGTGTGTCAAAAGGCAAAGTCTGTTTTGAGATGAAG GTTACAGAGAAGATCCCAGTAAGGCATTTATATACAAAAGATATTGACATACATGAAGTTCGGATTGGCTGGTCTCTAACCACAAGTGGAATGTTGCTTG gtgAAGAAGAATTTTCTTATGGGTATTCtcttaaaggaataaaaacatgCAACTGTGAGACTGAAGATTATGGAGAGAAATTTGATGAAAATGATGTGATTACATGTTTTGCT AACTTTGAAAGTGATGAAGTAGAACTCTCCTATGCAAAGAATGGGCAAGATCTTGGCGTTGCCTtcaaaatcagtaaggaaattcTTGCCGGAAGGCCACTTTTTCCACACGTTCTCTGCCACAACTGTGCAGTTGAATTTAATTTTGGTCAGAAGGAAAAGCCATATTTGCCAATACCGGAAGATTATACTTTTATCCAGAATGTCCCCTTGGAGGATCGAGTTAGAGGACCAAAGGGGCCTGAAGAGAAGAAAGATTGTGAG GTTGTTATGATGATtggcttgccaggagctgggaaaaCCACCTGGGTTACTAAACATGCAGCAGAAAACCCTGGTAAATACAACATTCTTGGAACAAACACCATAATGGATAAAATGAtg GTGGCCGGGTTTAAGAAGCAGATGGCGGATACAGGAAAACTGAACACCCTGTTGCAGAGAGCTCCCCAGTGTCTTGGAAAGTTTATTGAGATTGCTGCCCGTAAGAAGCGAAATTTCATTCTGGATCAG ACCAATGTGTCTGCTGCTGCCCAGAGGAGAAAAATGTGCCTGTTCGCAGGCTTCCAACGAAAAGCTGTTGTAGTTTGCCCGAAAGATGAAGACTACAAgcagagaacacagaagaaagcagaagtcgAGGGGAAAGACCTACCAGAACACGCAGTCCTCAAAATGAAAG GAAACTTTACGCTGCCCGAGGTGGCTGAGTGCTTTGATGAAATAACCTATGTTGAACTGCAGAAGGAGGAAGCCCAGAAACTTCTGGAGCAGTataaggaagaaagcaaaaaggcTCTTCCgccagaaaagaaacaaaacactggCTCGAAGAAgagcaataaaaataagagcGGCAAGAACCAGTTCAACAGAGGCGGCGGCCACAGAGGCCGCGGCGGCTTCAACATGCGTGGTGGCAACTTCCGAGGAGGAG CTCCTGGGAACCGCGGTGGCTACAACAGGAGGGGCAACATGCCGCagagaggcggcggcggcggcggcagcggcgggaTTGGCTATCCGTACCCGCGTGGCCCTGTGTTTCCCAGCCGAGGCGGTTATTCCAACAGAGGGAACTACAACAGAGgcggaatgcccaacagagggaACTACAACCAG AACTTCAGAGGACGAGGAAACAATCGTGGCTACAAAAATCAATCTCAGGGCTACAACCAGTGGCAGCAGGGT TCTGTCCATGTGAATGTGCTGTGTGGAAGAGTAAAAGGGCCCAACTAA